GCAGACGCTGATAATATTTCAAAAAAGTTTATAAGTAAAGAAACTCTCATAAAAAAAATACAACAAAAACAGAGACTTATAACAACAGAAGCACAAGTAAACGAAAAGGTAACTATTGATAACAGTTGGGGAAATCTTGATATTTTTAAAAAGATACAAAATATATCATTTACTGGTACAGGCACTTACTCTGTTGATTTATCTACTTTAAAAAATGATAATGTAAACATAGATAATAAAGGCAAAAAAATAACTCTTAATATTTCAAGCCCTCAAATAGAAGCGATTAGTATAGATGATAGTAAAACTCAGTACCAAACTGATAATGGTCTTTTAAGATTTGGAGAAATAAAATTAACTACTGAGGAACATGAGGCCATAATGGATAATGTAAAGAAAGATATGAAATCAAAAATGTTAGAACAACCATATTATAATAATGCTATTTCGGATTCAGAAAAGGCTATAAAGAATATACTAAATTCTATATTAGAAAATAGTGACGTTAAATATTCCATAAGTATAAATTTCAAAAAATAAAAAAATAAAAGCTGTTATCATCCCTAAAATAGCAGCTTTTATTTTATATTAAATCCCTAAATTAAACCCTAAAAAACTTGCTTTAACCTTACCATCCCTTTATATGTTTTGTTCCGCGGATAAGGTTAAAGCTCCTTCCAATGTAAGACCCCTTTCACATTGGAAATTTATAAGAGTTTCCTTGAAATATGTTGGCTATTTTTACCACCCACATAATAAAAAATCCAACATATAACTTTGTACTCTTACTAAACAAATAACTTTAGAATCCCCTAGCATTTAAAACAATTACTTTTTTGCAACCAATCTTGATTACGTTTACATTATATCATCTTCATCTTCTTTCATCAATACCCATTTTTTATTATTTTCGGGATTTACATAAGATTATGTTTAATCTTCTCATTATGGTAACGTTTTATTTTTTATTTACGTTTATTTTCTTTTGATTACCATCAAAACCAACTATATTTTTTATTAACTTTTATAATATAACCGATTCGGTTTCCCTGCAATACCTTGTTATCATGCATTGCCCTAAATTCCTGGGACATTTTTTACACATACAATCATTTACATTCCCATCACATGATCCATTTTTTAATTCATCACAGTGTTTGCAATTACTGCCCTCAACTATCATACGTTTGCCTCTTTTCTAAGTAATTTCATTTGCATTAACCATTTATAATGGGTTTCTTCAAAAGTTAATAGTTTTTCTTATACTTTTGAAGCCCCATAACTAGAATATATTTATTCAAATTTCATTCTATAATTTTTCATAGTATCTCCAAATATCTTTCCTGTAGTAGGTGGCGTATACGTTATAGCATTAGCTCCAGCTTCTATAGTTTCCATTATTGACTCTTCTGTATTACCTCCAGTTGCTATTATAGGAATATTGGGGAATTGTTCTCTTATGGTCCTAACTATATGTGGTGTCCTTTTAGCTCCTGATACATTTAATATCGTAGCTCCTGAATCAATTCTTGCTTGAATGTCTTCATATTCTGAAACAACAGTAACGACTATAGGAATATCTATAGTTTCTCTAACTTCTCTAACTATATCATTTGGTGTAGGACTATTAACTACAACACCCATGGCTCCTTTAAACTCGGCATCTAATGCTAAATTTACAACTCTTTTTCCCATGGTAAGTCCACCACCAACACCACAAAATACAGGAACATCAGCTGCAAGAACAATAGCTGCCGTTATAACCGGTTGGGGAGTAAAGGGATAGACTGCAATAACTGCATCTGCATTAGTATTTCTTATTACTGCAACGTCTGTTGAAAAAACAAAAGATTTAAGTCTTTTGCCAAAAACCCTTATACCTGTAGCCTTTCTAATAACTTCAGGAAGTTCAATCATATGACTTCTAAGAGTTCCTTTTACTTCAGGTACGATTTTCTTATTTTTATTATTAGTCATAGTTTTTTCTTTCCCCCTTCTTTAATGTAGATATTTATAATCAATTACATAATTAATTGCTTAATCAAAACTTACTAAGTTATTTAATTATAGTTATTTTTCACGCAATTTTCAATATCAATTTTGAAAATTATGGATATTTCTATATATTAATTTTTTATTAAGTATATTTGAATAAATTTAACCGTTAGAATTGTCTTTCCAAACATGTTTTTAACACGGATTTTACGAAAAGCTTTATTTGCAACATTTTTCACACTCATCTATTTTTTTATCATCTATTTTTTGTTGATGTTAAACTTTTTTTTTACTAATTTCCAGCGTTTCCTATACATTGACATTTTATGCATTTCAAGTTACTATTTAATAGTACTAGTTTAAATATTTATATAAAGTTTATACTGCAAAAAAACATTTTCAATGTTTAAAGGTAAAACATTTTATTAATACTAATAATAAACAAATTAATATAAAGGAGGATAACTCATGTCAAATGTACTCGAGGTAACAGACTTATACAAATCACTTGGCAACAAAGAAATAATCAAAGGTATAAGTTTCTCCATAAAAGAGGGAGAAATCTTAGGTTTTTTAGGACGTAATGGTGCGGGTAAAACAACCACAATTAAAATGCTTGTTGGACTTATAAGTCCTGACAAGGGCTCAGTTATTATTTCAGGCCATGATATAACTAAAGAAACGGAAAAAGCTCTCTCTTGCGTAGGTGCTGTTGTAGAAAATCCTGAATTATATAGCTATCTTACAGGAAGGCAAAATTTAGAACAGATAGCTAGGTTTTACAAAGGCATAACTAAAGAAGATATCGAAGAAATAGGTAATACCGTTGGTTTAAGCGGAAGACTTGATGAAAAAGTCAAAAAATACTCTTTAGGTATGAAGCAGCGTTTAGGTCTTGCAGAAGCATTACTTAGTAAACCAAAACTTCTAATTTTAGATGAACCTACAAATGGTCTTGATCCTACTGGAATAATCGAATTTAGAAAGCTTCTTAAAAAACAAGCAAAAGAAAATAACATAGCTATTTTTGTTTCATCACATATATTGTCTGAAATAGAACAGCTTTGTGATAGAGTTGCGTTTATAGATGGTGGCGTAATAAAATCTTTTGAAACACTCAATGGAACTCCATCCGGTAAAAATGCTAAAGCTGAAAACTTTGAAAATGTTATTATAATGACAAAAGAAAAAGACAAGTGCACTAAAGCCTTGAAAGAAATTTCATTTATTATAGACTTTAAATTAACAGATGAAAGTAACGGTGTTTGCACTTTTGAAGCAAAAGCAAAACCTGATTCTGTTCCTGATATCACTTCAAGCTTAGCAGAAAATAAAATAAGAATCGAACAGATTTACAAAAAACAACAGAATCTTGAAGCTAGATATATTGAACTTGTAGATGGAGGCGAAAAAAACAATGTGGAATCTCATTAAAAATGAATTTATAAAATTAAGATATAGGAAAAAATTTATTATATGTACTATTGTATTTGCATTAGTATGTATTGGTTTTTGTGCTGTCTATGTAAAGATGCAGAAAGCAAGTACTCCTGATGCAGCAATTCAATATTATAAAGATGCAAAGTCATCATTGCAAACTAAAGAAAAGGGCATTAAAGATGCGAATTTAAAACAGCAATATGAACAACAAATTTCTCAACTAGATGAACAAATAAAAGAATATCAACAAAGTAAAACTGAAGGTAGTAAAGACTGGAAAAAACAAATAAAAAATACTATAGATTCTCTTAAGGATCAAAAAAATCAAGCTGCTGACATTACTGAAAATACGGCAAAAGAAAGCTACAATAAACAAATAGTATTTTATCAATATCTTTTAAATCACAATATAAAGCCACAAGATAATAATACTTTGTCTACGTTCCAACTTTTACAATCATTATTAAAACTTATAGGATACATATTAATTCCTATTATTATAGCAATTTTCTCTGCTGATATTGTATCTGGTGAATATACTCCTCCTACAATAAAGGTTCTTTTATCAAAACCTGCTAGCAGAGCAAAAATATTAGCTGCAAAATTCTTTGCTTCAGCTATATCTTGTATTGCTATAATACTTATAATCGAATTACTAACCTTTATTGTCGCCGGTATTGCTTACGGCTTCGATAATCCTAGCTATCCAATACTAGTGGGAACGAAATATATGAACTCTGGAATTAAGCTTACTCAAGATAGCACTGGACTTATTCCTGTTTTGGGAAGTTCTTATGTAATTCCTCTTTGGCAGTTCCTTATAGAAATGTTCTTATTCCAAATATTATTTATAGTAGCTTGCTGTGCTTTCTTTATACTATTATCTGTAGTTTTAAGAAGCAGTGTTTTATCTATGACATTAAGTATAATGGTTGTAATAGCTTTAAATATAATATCTCAAATATCAGCTTTACACATTATTATGCCTTTCTTGTTTACAAATTATGGTTCGCCTTACGATATACTTACAAACACTATACCTTCAACTTCAGGGCTTACCTTTACAACAGCATTATTTGGAGTTATATTCTTAGTTATATTTACAATAATATGCTATGGACTCGCTAATTATTCATTTAGGAAAAAAGATATGACTGTATAACAATAAAGTAGGGAATTAAATCCCTACTTTTCTTTATGTAACACTTTACTATTTTAGAGAACTATTTTTACCTTTTGGTCAAGCGTTATACTTTTCTCATCAACCTGACATTCATATGCCATTATATCCACTTCATTACTTGCCGCATATCTAAGTGCTTCTCCAAATGCTTTATCCATTTTATCATGTGGCTTAAACTCATTTATGTTATCCATTTGCATAAGAAATAACACTCCTGCACCATATCCACTTTTTTTAGCTTCTACAAGCTCCTTTAAATGCTTTGAGCCTCTTTCTGTTGGAGCATCTGGAAACCTTGCAATTCCTTCATCTTCAAGTGTTACGCCTTTAACCTCAAGGAAATATACTTCACCATTTTTATTTTCTAACCTAAAATCAAACCTACTATTATTAAAAGTTTTTTCTCTCATTATATTGTCATATTTAATTAGCTTATTTATTTTTTTATTTTTAAGTGCTTCATGAACCACCTTATTAGGGATTTGTGAATCAATATTAATAAATTTTTCTCCTTTGTATGCTCCTATAAGATCATATTTAGTTTTTCTATTTGGATTATTCTCTTCCCTAAGTACAACAGTACAACCTGGTACAAGTATTTCTTTACATCTACCAGTATTCGGAACATGTACCATAATCTCTTCACCCTCTAATTTCACATAAGCTTGAAATCTATTAGGCCTTTTTACAAATATGGCACATTTTGTAGTATTATCTATATTCATTTATATTTTCCTCCTCATAATAATCCACAGATATTACTGATAATTTAATATTTTATCCCATTACAAATTTATGTTATCCACATTTTTGCCCAGTTATGAACATTTACCTGTTGATAACTATATGTTTTTTCAACAACATCCACTAAACACCCTATTTTTATACGTTAATTGACAATAAATATGTGCATAAGTTATCCACAGTATCAACACCACAATATATTGACATTTTAGTACTTTATTTATACAACATATGCATGCATTTGTAAAGCATCAACTATATTTATTGTTGATAACTTTCTTTTATACACAAAACACTCTTTATTATCATTTTCCAATATTTTTTTGCATAAATCTAAATAATTGCGGTTATATTAATTATGCATGAATCCTATTTAGAGGAGGCGTTTATCTTGGACAATAATAAATACAGACAAAAGGATAGAGAAAAATCTAACGCTGAATTAAGAAAAATGTTCCCTAAGGGCGGAGCTGATATAGGAATGATTGACGGAGAAAAAAATTCTCAAGGTAACGGTGAGAAATTCACAAAACGCTCTAAACTATCCCATAACAAATAATTCTTATCATATAAGGTATTTTATACTACAAGAATGAACCGTTTTAAAACAATATATGCTTTAAAACGGTTCATTTTTATTTCCTACTTATACTTAAATCAACTGATGACTCCGGTAGTATACTACCATCATTATTATCTATTGAAATCTCTACTGGAATATATGAATCATCATCATCCGAACCTGAACCTGCATTTGAACTTAAGGAAGAAGAACTACTTGCACTACTAACTACACTTTTGCCAACATAAGTTACTTTTCCCTTATAACTTTTACCTGAATATGCTTGAGTTGATATAGTTACATTTTGTCCTTCCTTTATGTCATTTATATTTTCCTGTGGAACTTTAGCCATAACTTGAAGGTTTTTCAAATCCTCTAACGTAACAATTTTCTGCTGAGAATTCAATATATCTCCTTTTGAATATCCTACACTAGTAACTACTGCATCATCCATATCACATACTATGCTACTTCCGCTAACATAACTTTTATTAAGCTTACTTTTTATGGATGTTATTTCATTATTATATTGATCAATAGTCTTTTCTTCCATGTTTTTTTGATCCTGATCTGTCATCTTGTCCTTTTTTATGTCCTCAGCATCAATTTCATCTTGTATTTTATCTATATTAGAATTATAATCACTCAAATCCAAATCTGCTACTTTGTCATTTTTCTTAACTTCCTGTCCTAATTTAACATATACATTATTTACTCCTACCGTTATATTTTCGGGAAGTCCTAGTGATATACTTTCTACATTTTTAGATTTTACAGTACCTGTTACCTGTATGGCATTTGAATCCTTTTTTCCTTGAACCTTTCCACTACTAGACGAACTTCCTCCACATCCTGATAATAAAGATGCTGCACATACACATACAGCTGCAATCACTAATTTATTTTTCTTCATGACATTCCTCTCCTTCTCAATTTGTTTACAATAACATATCTTTCTTTGTAAAATGAATATGGGCAATTATATAACATACAGTACCCGTAATAATATTAACTACAATACCAAGCCCAACTGAAATATCTGGATTTCTTACTTGTGCTGCCATATCTCCTGTTAGTAAAAATCCTGACGACGAGTATGTGCTTATAAAATATGGTGCAATTCTCCTAAAAGGCACATCCGCTGCACTAACACCATCCCCTGCCATTACTTTAAACACTATAAAACTGATAATTACTGTAATAATTATTCCTGCTGTCATAGCCACAGTGTTATTATTAAAAAGCACCGATATTAGAACACATACACTTGTAAATGCCACTATGAAAAGTATTTGTAGTAAAAACATTTCAATAATGAACTTCCATTGAGGCACTACATAGCTGCTTCCAATCACCGCACTTACATCATGCCAATTTCCTGCAAGTATTTTATCTTGGTTAAATCCATATTTAGTTCCTATACTTACTGGCGCATTTATACTTCCAAACCCAACGATAAATCCTAATATTATTAGTGATACTGCTTCGGAAATAACTATAGCTATTGTACTTGCAATAGAAGCCGCCGCAAACTTTGAGAATAATATTTTTCCTCTAGAAAAAGGTTTGGTTAAAAGCATTTTCATTGTTGGTGGGCTACATTCTCCTGAAACCACATCAAGAACTATTACACATATTATAACTGGTAAAATAATAAGAGAAATGTATGCCAACATTTGTACAAATATGTCTACAGCTTTTTGATTATAATTGTCTGATACTTCCGGTATATTATTTTTCAAGGCATACCTTTTAGCTAATATTTCTTCATTTATTTGCTCAACCTTAGTATTGTCTTGTTCTATATCTGGTGACTTCTTATTCTTTTCATCATCACTTATTTGATTTTTTATTCTATCCTTCCAATTTAGCTTATCCAAATCCTCTGCACGATAGGCCTTTTGTATCTCACTTTTATACTGAGCCATTGCTTGTTTAACTCTCTTTTGAGTATCTCCAGTAAAATAAGGCATCTCTTCCTTTAAAAGCGACATACTTTTTTCGTTTTGAGATATAGTTTCCTCTGGTGTTTTATGTGAACTTTCATACTGAATTATTGAAAAAATAAGTATTATAGCTAGGAACACTATACCTACCACAAAAACTTTTCTTTTTTTAAATATCTTTTGAAGTTCATTAGTTATAAGCCTGTACAAATTATCCCCTCCTCTCTATATTAAGCAAGCATATCTTTCCTCGAGAATACAAATGTAGAAATACCAAAACACACTACTGTATAAATAATAAATACAAGTATTCCAGTGCTTACTGTTATGGACGGATTATTCGCTCTACTAGCCATACCCCCAGACAAAAGCAAGTCTGTTGAAGAATATGTCATTATAAGAAATGGAGTTACTGCTGATAATAGCTTTGGCACAGCTCCCTCTAATGTCATTAGTCCTATAATTGACATCACAAGTCCTACTCCTACACTTGTTCCTATTGTCACAGCTGAATTCTTTATTAATACTGAAATCAAAAAACATATAGCAACACTTGCGAGTATAAATAGCACATCTAATAGTGCAAGATATAAAAGGTATCTTCCTTCTGTTATGAGATAAGATGAACCTAATATTGGAGATACGCCTATTTCATGATTTGACAATATCACAGAGGAATCATATTGATATATTGTTCCTATTGAAATTGGCTGTGATAAATTTTCAAATCCATCCATAAAAGATAGTACAAAATATGTTATTAACTGCGGCAGACCTATTACAAATATATTTGCAAAAAGTATAGCTACAAATTTAGAAATAAGTATTTTAACTCTAGACACAGGCTTTGATAAAAGCATCTTTATAGTAGCAGGTGAATACTCTGAACTTACTATATCAGAGGTTAATACTGCAATTATAATGAATACAACCAATATTTGTATAAATGCCTTAGAATTAAGAAAAGCACTTAAAGCAGAGTCACCTGTTTTATCATATGGATTTATATTATTGTTTTGATCATATTCATCCTCTAAAACTTTAACATTAACTTTTTCGGCATCAGCGTTTTTTCCTCTACCTTTGTCACGTATATATTCATGCTTCTTTTCCATTAATTCTTTTCTTAATCTCAACTGCCAATCCACATTTTTACTTTCTTCTTCTTTCTTTAACTCCTTTATATCTTTTTCATATGTTGCAATATTATTTCTTATACTCTTCTTCCCACTTGCACTAGTGCTTTTACCATTGAGATCTTTTTTTTCCATATTAATCTGTAATTTATCCATTGCTATTCTTTCTTTAGGATTAGAATACTTCTTTTCACTGGAATATTGAATCATAGAGTATCCTATAAAAATTATCAAAAACACTAAAAAGGTTATCCAAAACTTTTTTTTCTTTATTATTTTATAAAGTTCATTACTTATTAATTGCCACATCTTTCTCCTCCTTTTCTACTATTTGCATAAATCTATCTTCAAGTGTCTTATGTTCTTTATAAAACTCAATAACCTCAACATTTTTCTTCATAAGCTCTGATACTATCTTAGGAGAAGTTCCATGTTCTATATCTACTAAAATTCTATCTTTTTCATTTTTAATATCATATATAAAAGGCAGAGCTGATAGAGTTTCAGTCGCTAAATCTATATTTGCTGTTACTATACAAAATCTCTCTTTGCTTTCTTTACCTTCATTTTCTCTTGTGCTTTCAACAGATTTTATTTCTCCTCCAGCTGTAAACGCAACAGTATCACATACCTGCTGTATTTCTGCAAGTATATGTGAGGATATAAAGACAGCTGATTTATTTTCCTCCGCCATAAGTCTTACTATTCTTCTAAAATCCATGATTCCAACAGGATCAAGTCCATTTGTAGGTTCATCAAGTATTAAAAGCTTAGGTTTTACTAAAAGTGCTTGACCAAGTCCAAGCCTTTGTTTCATTCCTAAAGAATACTTCTTTACCTTATCGTTAATTCTATCTTTAAGTCCTATTAATTCTGCAACTTCATCTATCCTCTCCTTCTTTATATTCCCATACATCTTTGCGTATTGAATAAGATTTTCTCTTCCTGTTAAAAAACCATACATATCAGGATTCTCAACTATACACCCTACGTTTCTAAGAGCTTTTTCTTTCTCCTTTTGAATGTCATGTCCCATTATTTTTATGGTTCCAGCGTTTGGTTTTATAAGACCAACTAACATTCTTATAGTTGTTGTTTTACCAGCTCCATTTGGTCCAAGAAATCCAAAAATTTGTCCCTCATTAACAGAAAAGCTTATACCTTTTATTATTTCTCTTTTTCCAATATGCTTTTTTACATCTTTAACTTCAAGGACTACTCCCATATTTCTTTCCCCTCCTTGTTTATTCTATATCTATATTACTTCATAAAGATAAAGCAACACTTATTTATTTCTTAATTTTCCCTTAAATTGAAATAAATAAAGCTATTGTTATATATATAATATAACAATAGCTTTATTATTACAATAGAGTTGTAGTTAAATTTTCCTAATAAATAGTTTTAATTGATACAAATGTTATGGGTACCAACATAACTATTGTTACTATTCCCACTAACAATGGGTTTACTCCACCTTTATCAAAAATTAAGCAAACTACAAACATAGTAGACATAATTACCAAACAAACTCTTAGCAAATACCTAAATGATTTATAAAAAATAAAATTATATCTTTTTTCTAAAGGTATTTTTCTAAAGCTTAAAGTCATTAAACATAGAAAAACAATTGAGAAAGCTATCAAAACAAATATTTTCAAATATACTGAATAATCTATACTCATATCATTAAAAAACGGTAACATATAAATTCCATCCCTAATATATATTTTAAGTCCATATACTTGAAAAAATGAT
The Clostridium felsineum DSM 794 DNA segment above includes these coding regions:
- the sfsA gene encoding DNA/RNA nuclease SfsA; amino-acid sequence: MNIDNTTKCAIFVKRPNRFQAYVKLEGEEIMVHVPNTGRCKEILVPGCTVVLREENNPNRKTKYDLIGAYKGEKFINIDSQIPNKVVHEALKNKKINKLIKYDNIMREKTFNNSRFDFRLENKNGEVYFLEVKGVTLEDEGIARFPDAPTERGSKHLKELVEAKKSGYGAGVLFLMQMDNINEFKPHDKMDKAFGEALRYAASNEVDIMAYECQVDEKSITLDQKVKIVL
- a CDS encoding DUF4230 domain-containing protein encodes the protein MKITVRKRTFFLVIILCIAVGFFVAYNIFNKISSSSSKPWIVADADNISKKFISKETLIKKIQQKQRLITTEAQVNEKVTIDNSWGNLDIFKKIQNISFTGTGTYSVDLSTLKNDNVNIDNKGKKITLNISSPQIEAISIDDSKTQYQTDNGLLRFGEIKLTTEEHEAIMDNVKKDMKSKMLEQPYYNNAISDSEKAIKNILNSILENSDVKYSISINFKK
- a CDS encoding ABC transporter permease subunit, coding for MWQLISNELYKIIKKKKFWITFLVFLIIFIGYSMIQYSSEKKYSNPKERIAMDKLQINMEKKDLNGKSTSASGKKSIRNNIATYEKDIKELKKEEESKNVDWQLRLRKELMEKKHEYIRDKGRGKNADAEKVNVKVLEDEYDQNNNINPYDKTGDSALSAFLNSKAFIQILVVFIIIAVLTSDIVSSEYSPATIKMLLSKPVSRVKILISKFVAILFANIFVIGLPQLITYFVLSFMDGFENLSQPISIGTIYQYDSSVILSNHEIGVSPILGSSYLITEGRYLLYLALLDVLFILASVAICFLISVLIKNSAVTIGTSVGVGLVMSIIGLMTLEGAVPKLLSAVTPFLIMTYSSTDLLLSGGMASRANNPSITVSTGILVFIIYTVVCFGISTFVFSRKDMLA
- a CDS encoding ABC transporter ATP-binding protein, which encodes MGVVLEVKDVKKHIGKREIIKGISFSVNEGQIFGFLGPNGAGKTTTIRMLVGLIKPNAGTIKIMGHDIQKEKEKALRNVGCIVENPDMYGFLTGRENLIQYAKMYGNIKKERIDEVAELIGLKDRINDKVKKYSLGMKQRLGLGQALLVKPKLLILDEPTNGLDPVGIMDFRRIVRLMAEENKSAVFISSHILAEIQQVCDTVAFTAGGEIKSVESTRENEGKESKERFCIVTANIDLATETLSALPFIYDIKNEKDRILVDIEHGTSPKIVSELMKKNVEVIEFYKEHKTLEDRFMQIVEKEEKDVAINK
- a CDS encoding efflux RND transporter periplasmic adaptor subunit, which produces MKKNKLVIAAVCVCAASLLSGCGGSSSSSGKVQGKKDSNAIQVTGTVKSKNVESISLGLPENITVGVNNVYVKLGQEVKKNDKVADLDLSDYNSNIDKIQDEIDAEDIKKDKMTDQDQKNMEEKTIDQYNNEITSIKSKLNKSYVSGSSIVCDMDDAVVTSVGYSKGDILNSQQKIVTLEDLKNLQVMAKVPQENINDIKEGQNVTISTQAYSGKSYKGKVTYVGKSVVSSASSSSSLSSNAGSGSDDDDSYIPVEISIDNNDGSILPESSVDLSISRK
- a CDS encoding ABC transporter permease → MYRLITNELQKIFKKRKVFVVGIVFLAIILIFSIIQYESSHKTPEETISQNEKSMSLLKEEMPYFTGDTQKRVKQAMAQYKSEIQKAYRAEDLDKLNWKDRIKNQISDDEKNKKSPDIEQDNTKVEQINEEILAKRYALKNNIPEVSDNYNQKAVDIFVQMLAYISLIILPVIICVIVLDVVSGECSPPTMKMLLTKPFSRGKILFSKFAAASIASTIAIVISEAVSLIILGFIVGFGSINAPVSIGTKYGFNQDKILAGNWHDVSAVIGSSYVVPQWKFIIEMFLLQILFIVAFTSVCVLISVLFNNNTVAMTAGIIITVIISFIVFKVMAGDGVSAADVPFRRIAPYFISTYSSSGFLLTGDMAAQVRNPDISVGLGIVVNIITGTVCYIIAHIHFTKKDMLL
- a CDS encoding ABC transporter ATP-binding protein, which codes for MSNVLEVTDLYKSLGNKEIIKGISFSIKEGEILGFLGRNGAGKTTTIKMLVGLISPDKGSVIISGHDITKETEKALSCVGAVVENPELYSYLTGRQNLEQIARFYKGITKEDIEEIGNTVGLSGRLDEKVKKYSLGMKQRLGLAEALLSKPKLLILDEPTNGLDPTGIIEFRKLLKKQAKENNIAIFVSSHILSEIEQLCDRVAFIDGGVIKSFETLNGTPSGKNAKAENFENVIIMTKEKDKCTKALKEISFIIDFKLTDESNGVCTFEAKAKPDSVPDITSSLAENKIRIEQIYKKQQNLEARYIELVDGGEKNNVESH
- a CDS encoding ABC transporter permease subunit, whose translation is MWNLIKNEFIKLRYRKKFIICTIVFALVCIGFCAVYVKMQKASTPDAAIQYYKDAKSSLQTKEKGIKDANLKQQYEQQISQLDEQIKEYQQSKTEGSKDWKKQIKNTIDSLKDQKNQAADITENTAKESYNKQIVFYQYLLNHNIKPQDNNTLSTFQLLQSLLKLIGYILIPIIIAIFSADIVSGEYTPPTIKVLLSKPASRAKILAAKFFASAISCIAIILIIELLTFIVAGIAYGFDNPSYPILVGTKYMNSGIKLTQDSTGLIPVLGSSYVIPLWQFLIEMFLFQILFIVACCAFFILLSVVLRSSVLSMTLSIMVVIALNIISQISALHIIMPFLFTNYGSPYDILTNTIPSTSGLTFTTALFGVIFLVIFTIICYGLANYSFRKKDMTV
- a CDS encoding hydrolase; its protein translation is MTNNKNKKIVPEVKGTLRSHMIELPEVIRKATGIRVFGKRLKSFVFSTDVAVIRNTNADAVIAVYPFTPQPVITAAIVLAADVPVFCGVGGGLTMGKRVVNLALDAEFKGAMGVVVNSPTPNDIVREVRETIDIPIVVTVVSEYEDIQARIDSGATILNVSGAKRTPHIVRTIREQFPNIPIIATGGNTEESIMETIEAGANAITYTPPTTGKIFGDTMKNYRMKFE